The Thermococcus sp. CX2 DNA window AAGAAGGGAAAGAACGAAATCACTTCTTCTTGGTGAAGTACCAGGCCGCGCCGGCGATGATGATTATCACAAGGCCGACGACGACGTAGGTGGTGGTGCTGGTTCCGCTCGGAGTGGTGGTCGTGGTGGTGGTCTCGGTTGGAGTTGTTGTGGTCTCGCTTGGGGTGGTCGTCGTTGGCTGGGTGGTCGTGGTCTTG harbors:
- a CDS encoding LPXTG cell wall anchor domain-containing protein, producing the protein SSGAEGVLWLDLLTKDHVDDLAIVIQKMSGISLEDITKTTTTQPTTTTPSETTTTPTETTTTTTTPSGTSTTTYVVVGLVIIIIAGAAWYFTKKK